Part of the Corynebacterium efficiens YS-314 genome is shown below.
TGGGCGATAAGGGGCGGGAGGGGGCGTCGCAAAGCACCCCACGTCCCGGACGGCTCACGTCCTGGTTGCTGGTTGCGCTCGCCCTCGCCGGCGCGGGCGTCTCGCTCACCCTGACCACCGGGTTCGGCTTGGCGACGTTCATCCCCGTCGCCGTCGTGGGCATCGGTGTGCTGATGGTGTGGATCGCCTACGACAGGGGACTGGAGTCCAGCACCAACATCTTCATCATCGCCACCGGCGGGGTGCTGGTGCTGTCGGCGATCGTGGTGGTGGTGATGAACTGGGACGGGCACGCGAACTTCTTCGCGGCCCTGGCCACGGTGATCCTCACGCTGCTGGGTGTCGCCGCCCTCGGGGTGCCCCTGTGGGTGCGGCTGTGGGACCAGCTGGGGCAGGAACGCGCGGAGAAGGCCGCGGCGGATGAACGTGCCGAGATCGCCTCCCGCCTGCACGATTCGGTGTTGCAGACCCTCGCGCTGATCCAGAAACGCGCCGATGACCCCGCCGAGGTGACCCGCCTGGCACGCGGTCAGGAACGCGAACTACGACAGTGGTTGTTTGATTCCCAGGACAAGACCCCGCAGACCACCGGCACCGTGTTCACCGCCCTGGAACGGGCCTGCGGTGAGGTGGAGGATCTCTACGGTCTGCGTATCGTGCCGGTGACCGTGGGCACCGATGAACCCCTCACCAATGAGACCCATGCCGCGGTGCTGGCCGCGCGGGAGGCTCTGGTGAATGTGGCCAAACACGCCGGTGTGGACACCGCTGATGTCTATGCCGAGATCCTGCTCGGCGAGCTCAGCATCTTCATCCGCGACCGCGGATGCGGTTTTGACCCGGATAACATCCCCAACGGCCACCACGGTCTGACGGAATCCGTACACGGCCGTGTGGAGCGCGCCGGGGGCACGGTGCGGATCAAATCCGAGATCGGGGAGGGCACCGAGGTCGCCATCACGATGACGATGTGAGCGGTTGCACCGAGGCGAGTGTCGCCGGGGCGAGTGCCGCCGCGGCGCGGGTGACGGCCTCCCGGATGGAGGCACCGTAGACGGGGTGTTCCATGCCGAGCTCCATGCAGGCGATGATGTAGCCACCCGGATTGCCCAGGTCATGACGCTGCCCCTCGTGGACAAGGATGTGTACCGGGTGGCCCTCCCGGATGAGCAGATCAATGGCGTCGGTCAACTGGATCTCCCCACCCTTGCCCGGGGTGGTGCGCCGCAGCGCATCGAAGATATGACGGTCGAAGACATAGCGGCCGGTGGCCACGAAGGTGGAGGGTGCCTTCTCCTGTGAGGGTTTCTCCACCATGCCCAGCACCTGCTTGACGCCGGGCTGGCCGGGGATGTCCGCGATGTCGAAGACACCGTATTTGGACACCTCCTCCAGGGGTACATCCATGGCACACAGTACCGTTCCACCGAACTGCTCCTGGACCCGGATCATCTGGGAGGTGACACCGATGGGCAGGACGAGATCGTCGGGGAGCATGACGGCGAAGATCTCTTCATTATCATCCAGGGCACCCTCCGCGAGGCTGACCGCATGCCCGAGGCCGAGGGGTTCCTCCTGGACCACACCCTGGACGGTGATGATCTCCACAGCCCGCGCAACCTTGGCAGCCTCCGCGGTTTTGCCCTTGGTTACCAGGTGGTCCCGCAGCTCGGTGAAGTCGCCGAAATGGGCGAGGATACCGTCCTTGGCGGGGGCGGTGATGACCGCCAGTCGCTGGGCGCCGGCCTCGGCGGCCTCCTCGGCAACCAGTTCAATGCCGGGGGTGTCCACCACCGGCAGCAGCTCCTTGGGCACTGTCTTGGTGGCCGGGAGGAAACGTGTCCCCAGGCCCGCCGCCGGAACGACAACGGTGCGCAAGGGGGTGCTGTGTGCGGAATCAGTATGTGCTGTGACCATCAGTTGATCG
Proteins encoded:
- a CDS encoding ATP-binding protein is translated as MSNTPVPYTPQPAGQQLAPLYPKFTRSREGRVVAGVASGLAQHLGVSLFWVRALLIISSLLNGVGIAAYALVWIFTRMGDKGREGASQSTPRPGRLTSWLLVALALAGAGVSLTLTTGFGLATFIPVAVVGIGVLMVWIAYDRGLESSTNIFIIATGGVLVLSAIVVVVMNWDGHANFFAALATVILTLLGVAALGVPLWVRLWDQLGQERAEKAAADERAEIASRLHDSVLQTLALIQKRADDPAEVTRLARGQERELRQWLFDSQDKTPQTTGTVFTALERACGEVEDLYGLRIVPVTVGTDEPLTNETHAAVLAAREALVNVAKHAGVDTADVYAEILLGELSIFIRDRGCGFDPDNIPNGHHGLTESVHGRVERAGGTVRIKSEIGEGTEVAITMTM
- a CDS encoding UTP--glucose-1-phosphate uridylyltransferase, with product MVTAHTDSAHSTPLRTVVVPAAGLGTRFLPATKTVPKELLPVVDTPGIELVAEEAAEAGAQRLAVITAPAKDGILAHFGDFTELRDHLVTKGKTAEAAKVARAVEIITVQGVVQEEPLGLGHAVSLAEGALDDNEEIFAVMLPDDLVLPIGVTSQMIRVQEQFGGTVLCAMDVPLEEVSKYGVFDIADIPGQPGVKQVLGMVEKPSQEKAPSTFVATGRYVFDRHIFDALRRTTPGKGGEIQLTDAIDLLIREGHPVHILVHEGQRHDLGNPGGYIIACMELGMEHPVYGASIREAVTRAAAALAPATLASVQPLTSSS